From a single Nymphaea colorata isolate Beijing-Zhang1983 chromosome 4, ASM883128v2, whole genome shotgun sequence genomic region:
- the LOC116252986 gene encoding heptahelical transmembrane protein 4-like, which yields MGGDCDSCGITNAEQESSLVEDFSVCTKEKSYSKGKRLWKKVKYQLVEYHSLPAYLRDNEFIIGHYRSEWPLKQIFLSIFTIHNETLNVWTHLVGFFLFLCLTVYTAMKVPKVVDLHHLPEVLTKAHLQRVHSELMTCLPSMPHMADLQRLRNELRTALPSMDVLHSLSQWHVFELLSNCLPQSLSSSNHTDACVLHSMKSDLANMIAPLLIRPITRWPFFAFLGGAMFCLLASSTCHLLSCHSERLSYIMLRLDYAGIAALISTSFYPPVYYSFMCNPFFCNLYLGFITILGIASIIVSLMPVFQNPEFRSIRAWLFFGMGMSGVCPILHKLVVHWNQPEAIHTTGYEILMGLLYGLGALVYATRIPERWMPGKFDIAGHSHQLFHLLVVAGAYTHYRAGLVYLKWRDVQGC from the exons ATGGGTGGGGACTGCGATTCCTGTGGCATCACCAACGCCGAGCAGGAGAGCTCTTTGGTCGAGGATTTCAGTGTCTGCACAAAGGAGAAGAGTTATTCCAAGGGAAAGAGGTTATGGAAGAAGGTCAAGTATCAGTTGGTGGAATACCATTCCCTGCCGGCCTATCTGAGAGACAACGAGTTCATCATCGGCCATTATCGTTCCGAGTGGCCGTTAAAGCAGATTTTCCTGAGCATCTTCACTATCCACAACGAGACCCTTAATGTCTGGAC GCATCTGGTGgggttctttcttttcctctgcttGACGGTTTACACAGCAATGAAGGTGCCCAAGGTGGTGGATCTTCACCATCTGCCGGAAGTTTTGACGAAGGCTCATCTCCAGAGGGTGCACTCGGAGTTGATGACGTGCTTGCCATCGATGCCTCACATGGCGGATCTGCAGAGGCTGAGGAACGAGCTCAGGACGGCGCTGCCTTCCATGGACGTGCTTCATTCCCTGTCGCAATGGCACGTCTTCGAGCTCCTCTCCAATTGTTTGCCTCAGAGCTTGTCGAGCTCCAACCACACCGACGCTTGCGTTCTG CATAGCATGAAATCAGACCTTGCAAACATGATTGCTCCTTTGCTGATCAGGCCTATTACACGGTGGCCTTTCTTTGCATTTCTTGGAGGAGCCATGTTCTGCCTGCTTGCCAGTAGCACATGCCACCTCCTCTCTTGCCACTCAGAACGTCTATCTTATATCATGCTCAGACTTGATTATGCCGGCATTGCTGCTCTCATCTCCACATCATTCTATCCTCCAGTATACTATTCCTTCATGTGCAATCCCTTCTTCTGTAATCTCTACTTAGGTTTCATCACAATTCTTGGTATTGCTTCGATAATAGTATCACTGATGCCAGTTTTTCAGAATCCAGAATTTCGGAGCATCAGGGCATGGCTCTTTTTTGGCATGGGCATGTCTGGTGTTTGTCCCATCTTGCACAAGTTAGTGGTCCATTGGAACCAACCAGAAGCAATCCATACTACTGGATATGAGATTCTGATGGGCCTCCTCTATGGGCTGGGTGCTCTGGTTTATGCAACTAGAATTCCCGAGAGATGGATGCCTGGTAAGTTTGACATCGCTGGACATAGCCATCAACTATTTCACTTGCTGGTAGTTGCTGGTGCATATACACATTATCGAGCGGGGCTAGTTTACCTGAAATGGCGGGATGTCCAAGGGTGCTAA